The genomic window GCTACGGCAAGGTCTTCTACCAGAACGTGCTGTTGTCTGGCTTGGTGCCTCAGATCTCCATCATCGCTGGCCCCTGCGCCGGTGGCGCCGCGTACTCCCCGGCGCTGACGGACTTCATCATTCAGACCCGCAAGGCCAACATGTTCATCACTGGCCCCGGCGTGATCAAGTCCGTCACGGGCGAAGACGTCACCTCCGAGCAGCTCGGAGGCGCGGACGCACACATGACCAAAGCTGGCAACATCCACTTCGTGGCCGAGGACGATGAGCAGGCAGTACTCATTGCCCAGAAGTTGCTGAGCTTCCTGCCGCAGAACAACACCGAAGAGCCGCCGGTGGTCAATCCCGATCCAATCGTGGAGCCCGATGAGGAGCTTCGCGACATCGTTCCTGTCGAGGGCAAGAGGGGCTACGACGTTCGCGAGATCATCGCCCGCGTCGTGGATCGCGGCGACTTCCTCGAAGTGCAGGCAGGTTACGCCCAAAACCTCGTGGTCGGCTTCGCCCGCGTGGTTGGCCGCACCGTTGGCATCATCGCCAATCAGCCCAATGTCATGTCTGGCGTGCTGGACATCAACTCCTCCGACAAGGGCAGCCAGTTCATCCGTTTCTGCAACGCCTTCAACATCCCGCTGGTGACCTTCGTTGACGTGCCCGGCTTCATGCCCGGCGTTGCCCAAGAGCACGGCGGTATCATCCGCCACGGTGCAAAGATGCTCTACGCATACTCTGCGGCTTCCGTTCCGAAGATCACCATTGAGCTGCGTAAGTCTTATGGCGGCGCTCACCTGGCAATGTGCTCCAAGGATCTCGGCGCGGATCGCGTTTACGCCTGGCCCACCGCTGAGATCGCAGTGATGGGTGCCGAAGGTGCCGTGAATGTGGTCTTCCGCAAAGAAATCGAAGCCGCCGAAGATAAAGAGGCAAAGCGCGAGGAACTCATTCGCCTGTACAAGGAGACCTTCTCCACCCCGTACATGGCGGCGTCGCGCGGGCTTGTCGACGACATAATCGATCCCGCCGAAACACGCATGCACATCGCGAACGCCCTCGAGGTGCTCACGAATAAGCGCGTAACTCGCCCGGCGAAGAAGCACGGACTGGGACCGGTATAAACCATGGCGACAGAAATGAGCAACGAGCAACTGCTCGAACTGGTGCAAGGGCTGAGCAAGCGCCTGGACTCGGCAGAAAGAGAAATTGCCGAGCTGCGCAAGCGCTCCGACGCCTCGATTCCCGAAGACGTGGTGCTGGCAATTTCTGCGGCAGTGAGCGCCTTCCTGGGCAATCGCGGCAAGATCAAGGCCGTGAAGTACTCGCGTCACCGCACGTGGGCTGCGCAAGGCCGACAAAACGTTCAGCTCCACATTCCGAACCTGTAATCGGAATCGGCGAAACTTCAACACAAGGAAGAACATGAAACTTAATGTGACAGTCAATGGCATTGCCTACTCTGTCGAAGTCGAGGTCGAAGAGGAGCAGCGTCAACTCGGGGCCATCGTCTTTGGCGGCGGTAGCCAAACGCACAGCGAGCCCTCCAACGCATCTGTGCAGGGTGTCTCCGCCAACGCAGTGGTGGCTCCGCTTGCCGGCTCCGTATTCAAGGTGCTGGTCAATGAGGGCGACACCATCGAGGCTGGCCAGGTCCTGTTGATTCTCGAAGCCATGAAGATGGAAACAGAGATCACCGCACCTTCCGGTGGCACCGTGGGTGCAATCCATGTGGAGGTAGGCGACTCGGTCCAAGGTGGCCAAGCACTGGTCGAAATCGACTAAGCCAACTTGTACCACACGCAAGCCGCACCTAAGGGTGCGGCTTTTTTAAGCGGCCCCACTCCCGCTACGACTATCGAAGTGCACATCGGTGGCGTAGCATGGCCTTGACTACTTTCTCGCTCAAAGGAAAAGGATTGCCCTTATGGCTTCACGCTTGATGCGCCGCGTCGCTATCGCCTGCGGCACCCTGGCACTGGCCGGAACCCTGGCAGCTCCAAATGCCATGGCCCAGTCCAGCGATCAGCTCAGCCAACAAGTGTTGGCACCGCTGGCTCAACTCAACCCCGAGGTAGCAGGGCAAGTACAGGCAGCCTTGGATCAAGCCCAGCTTGGATCTTCGGCCACCTTAGAAGAACAAATTGCTGCCCTCGCCGAGCAATTCCCGGTCGAAACCCCCTTTGAGCTCGAGCCCTTGCCCAACGGCCCCTTCTATGAGTGGACCAACGATCCTTTTTCTAAGGTCATGGCACTGCAGACTGGCCCCGTGCTTCACCGCGTAACCGGATCCTTCTTCCACGGCCCGGATGTGCCGCAGGTCGCTCGCGATGCTCACGCCCGCGGCACCACCTTGTATGGCCCAGGTACACCAATCCTGGTCAATGACGAAAGCATGTGCACCGTTGCCGTAACTGGCACCGATGCCCAGGGTCGTAAGCTCGCCATTACCGCCGGGCACTGCGGTGAAGTTGGCCAACCCATCAAGAGCCTTGATGCGGTGCAGCTTGGCAATAATGCTCCCTCTGGCACCATCGTGCGCAAGGGCCAAGACCTTGATTACGCAGTGATTGAGCTTGGCCCCAACACCGAGATCACCAGCGAATACTATCCAGGTTTTGCCGTGCACGCCGTGGGTGCAGAACCGCGCGCACTCGACACTGCCTGCAAGCAAGGTGTTGCCAGCAACAACTCCTGCGGCCCTGTGCTGCTCAGCGATCCAGAATATGCTATCTCGCATGTGTGCGCACGCCCCGGTGATTCCGGCGGCCCGCTGATCGAAGGCGACCGCGTAGTCGGCATCATCTCCGGTGGCATCATCCCCACCGAACTTGCTGCCTGCAACACTCCGCTGCAAGGCCCGCTGCATTCGCCCACTGCCACGGTGAACATGGAAGCGGTGCTGCGTGACCTCAACACCGGGGGAACAGGCGTAGGTTTCCAACCCGCCTAAAAGCTCTACAAAAAAGAACAATGCCCTGCCTTTTAGCAGGGCATTTTCGCTATGGGTTCACAATTTTCAGGCTTGCTTGGTGCAAGAGGCCGTTTGAGGCAATGGCATCGCCACCGTGTGGTCCAGGCTTGCCGCCAAGCGAGCTAAAGGTGCCACCGGCTTCTTCTACAAGGATTGCCAGGGGAGCCAGATCCCACAGGGATACTTCCGGTTCTGCTGCGATATCCACGGCACCTTCTGCCACCAGGCAGTAGCTGAAAAAGTCTCCAAAGCCGCGCAGGCGCCAGGTTTCGCGGGAAAGCTGCTCAATGTTGCCCAGGAGCCCGCGTTCCTCCCACCCCTCCAGCGAGGAAAGTGAAACCGAGGCGTCCTCCAAAGCACTGACATTGGACACTTCGAGCCGCTTCGGCGAGCCAGCAGCGAAGCTGCGCCAAGCACCCGTACCTTCGGCCGCCCACCATCGGCGAGCCAGCCCCGGGGCAGAGACGATACCGACTACCGGTTGGCCGTTGACAAGCAAAGCAATCAGCGTGGCCCACACAGGCACGCCGCGCACAAAGTTCTTGGTGCCGTCGATGGGATCGATCACCCACTGGCGGCCCTCAAGCGAGACATCACCGCCGAATTCCTCCCCGAGCACCGCATCTGCTGGGCGCTGCGCTTGGAGGAGTTCGCGCAGCTTTTCCTCCACGGCGAGGTCCGCATCGCTTACCGGGGTCATGTCAGGCTTGGAATCGATGCGCAGATCCGTGGCCTCAAAGCGCTCCATGGTGATGCTATCGGCGGCGTCGGCAAGCTCAAGGGCGAGGGCTAGGTCATCGGCATAGGTGCTCATGCAGGCCATACTATCCGGATCGAGGTGTGTCTACTGAGGAACACCCATGACAAATTGCATGCACAATTCATGACGAATGGCCTAAGTAACAGCGGCTTGTGGGCGCTTGGATCAAAGGCATGGAAACAACAATTGATTTGCAAGGCATCAGCAAGCGCTTTCACACCCGGCGCACAAGCCAGGAGGTACAGGCACTTCGCGGGCTGAGCCTCAAAGTTCAGCGCGGCGAGATCCTGGCGCTGCTGGGTTCAAACGGCGCAGGCAAGAGCACGCTCATTGACATCGTTCTGGGGCTCACCAGGCCCACCAGCGGGCACGTGCAAGTCTTCGGGGCAACCCCGCGCGAGGCGGTGCTGGACACCAAGGTCGGCGCTGTGCTGCAAAGCGGCGGGCTGCTGCCAGACCTCAGCGTGCAGGACACGATCAAGCTGATCGCCTCCACCTTCGCTGATCCAACCCCCGTGGAAGATGCCCTGCGCCGTGCCAACCTCCTTGACATTCGCACTCGCAAAGTGCAGGCGTGTTCCGGCGGTGAGCAACAGCGCCTCCGCTTCGCCCTTGCGCTCTTGGGCTCCCCAGAACTGCTGATCCTCGACGAGCCGACCGCCGGAATGGACCCCACCGCACGTGAGCACTTCTGGCAGGAGATGCGGCGCGAAGCCGAGCGCGGCGCCACGATCCTTTTTGCCACGCACTACCTGCGCGAGGCCGAGCACTTCGCCCAGCGAGCGGTGGTCTTGCGCTGCGGAGAGCTGGTCGCGGACGCCCCCGTTACAAACCTCCTGCGCGAACATTCCAGTCTTGACCAAGCATTCAGCACCTTGATGAAGGAGCCATCATGAGATTCCTAGTCCTGAGCCTGCGCCGCTCACTGTCCGACAAAGCATTCCTCTTTTTCTCCATTGCCTTGCCGGTGTTCTTCTACATCATCTTTGGCGCCACCCAAAGCTATGGCGACAAGCAGCTTTTCGACGGCAACGTCAACGCCTTCGTCATGATCGGCATGGCCTGGTACGCAGGCGCAGTGGGAGCGGTGGGCAGCGCCGGCGCAACCGTTGTGGAGCTCAATAGTGGTTGGAATCGGCAGCTCGCCTTGACGCCATTACGCCAATCCCGGCTTGCCCTAGCTCGGTTCATCGCCTTGCTGGTGCATGCAGCTCTGCCAGTATTAGCGGTCTACATTGCCGGCGCCATCGGTGGGGCAACAATGACGCCGGGGGATTGGATAGCTTCTGGTGCGTTGTGCGTACTGACGTCAGTGCCATTCGGTATTTATGGCATTGGCTGGGCGAAGTTGCTGCGCACACCTAGTTCTGTGTCCATTGCAGCCAGTTCCTTGGTGGTCTTGGCCTTTGCTGGCAATGCGTTCTCGCCCCTTCCAGAATCATTCCTGAGTTTTGCTCGATTCACCCCGGCCTATGGTGCTGCCGCGCTTGCCCGCTATCCACTTGGGGAGGGGATGCAAGCAATTGCTGCTGAACCCTACTCGGTGACAGATCCCCTGTCCTATGCTGTGATCAACGCACTAGCGTGGACGTTGCTGTTCGTGCTGGTAGTGGTATTGCTGCACCGACGAGACAAAGCAAGGGCGTGATCCGAAAAGATGTTCAACGCCGAGGCGTTTGCGCGGCCGTTCAAAGGCTTTGCGTTCATTGAATGTGCGTACGGCAGCATTTGGCTTGGATTCCTCGTCTTCCCGCTCTGGTACCTGCTCGCTTCAGATGCTCCCGCAGCCACGAAAACCGCAGGGGCTTCCATCACCTTGGCCTTCGCGCTGATCTACAGCTTCGGCTTTGGTGCCATCGGATACTTCCCACGGGGTTGGACAGCCAGGCATCGCTTCTGGGTTTTCTTCGGTCTGCTCTCGGGCCTGGCGGTCGGTGCCGTTCCCGTGTTCGGTGCCTCCGCAGTGTCCTTTGTTACCTTCCTGGTAGCAGTGGTGGCCTTTGTGCACCCCGGTCCGCGCCTGCTCTGGCTGATACCGGTCATCTGCGCTTTGGGCTGCGGGGTGCTGTTGCTTTATGGGGGCGCTTGGGAGTTTCTTTCCCTCACCGTGTTTTCTCCGGTGCTCGTTGTGGTGGTTAGTTGGGTTACGCAGGCAGAACGGAAGCGCAATGATCTGCAGGCCGCACTGGACCTTGCCAATCAGCGTGAGAAAATCGCCTCTGATGTCCACGACCTACTCGGCCACTCGCTTACCGTAATGAAGCTCAAAGCAGAGGTAGCGGCGCGCTACTTGGACCGCGACCCTGATGTGGCGCGCAAAGAGATGCAGGCAGTGGCGGAGATTGCCAAGCGTGGCCTGGCGGAAGTTCGCGTGAGCGTGGCGCAGCAATTGGGCTTGGACTTGCCCACGGAGATTGATCTCGCCCGCGACGCGCTGGCCAGCGCCGGTGTGCGTTGCGACGTTGCGGTGCATGCGCCGGAGGAAAAAAAACTTGCCCAAGCATTCGCGTGGATTGTGCGCGAGGCCGCGACCAATGTGATCCGCCATGCTCAAGCCGAGCGGTGCACGATCGAGGTCACGCCCAGGAGCCTGCGCATCAGCGACGATGGTCAAGGCGTTCACGGCCCTGAAGGCCACGGCATCGAGGGCATACGACGCCGCGCCACAGAGGCAGGTGCTCGTCTGAGCATTGAAGCACGACCGAAGGGCGGCACCCTCGTGGAGGTGCAAGCATGATCCGAGTACTGATCGCCGACGACCAATCCCTTGTGCGCGGTGCGCTGGCGGCGCTGTTGGACCTTGAGCCTGACATCACCGTGGTAGCCCAATGCGGCAACGGCAATGAGGTGCTGCCACTGATCCAAGAACATCAGGTGGACGTTGCGCTGGTGGATATCGAGATGCCAGGGCTGAATGGTTTGGAAGTTGCCGCCGCTATTCGCGAGGCGAAGTCACCCTGCCGCTGCCTCATTGTGACGACTTTCGGGCGTGCCGGATATGTAAAAACAGCCCTGCACAATGGTGCCCAAGGCTTCTTGCTTAAAGATGCTCCACCGGAACAACTGGCCGAGGCCGTGCGCCAAATCCGTGCTGGTATGCGAGTGATCGATCCCGAGATGCGCGATCAGGTGCTGCTCAGTGCTGATTCACCGCTTACACCCCGCGAGGTGGACGTCGCACGCGAGGCGCTCAGCGGTGCCGATACGCGCGCAATTGCAGCAGCGCTGCACATGCGCCCTGGCACGGTGCGTAATCATGTGTCCAGCATCATCGCAAAAACGCAGGCCAGCAACCGCTTTGAAGCAGCACGCCTGGCTCGCGATCATGGCTGGCTTTAGCGCGCAAGTAATGCCTGCATTTCGTCCACAGCTTGCGCATTACCGGCAATGCACCACGTGACTCCGCCCGCCTCGACTTTTTCACAGGCGCCACCGGCACCTTCTACGAGTGCGCGGCCCGGCAGCCAATCCCAGTCATGCACGCTGTGTTGCATCCATACGCCAATGCGGCCTTCGGCAACACCGGCAAGATCAACTGAGGCGGCGCCAAACATACGCAAGGTAGCGCATGCGGTTGCGACCTTAAGCCAGGCTTCGCGCACCTCGTCTTTGGCAAGGAAGGTGGGGTGGATATAGGTGCCCAGCGAGATATCGGCCAGTGGGGCACTGTCAAGCTTTGGTAGTTCTTTGCCATCGCGGGTGGTGGGTAGATCTTTGCCACCTAGCCAGGTGTAGCCAAGATCTGCGCGGTGGACTGCACCTAGGTGGAGTACTTCTGGGTCGGAAGGATCACCACTTACTAGGGCTAGGGCCGAGCACCAATAATCGCCACCGGTGGTGAAGTTGAAGGTGCCGTCTACTGGGTCTACTACCCAGGTTCGGCCCGAGGTGCCTTGTTGGTTGGTGCCTTCTTCACCGATCACGCCGTCTTCGGGGCGCAAGAGCGCGAGGGCGGTGTGAATGAAGGTTTCGGCAGCACGGTCGGCCTCTGTTACCACGTCGGAGATGGAGGTCTTTTCCTCCACCTGCACGCCCTGGTCGCGCATGCGCCAGGCCAGGCGGCCGGCATTAAACACCAGTGCCTGGGCGATCTGTGCATCGCTGCGCCCCTCGTGCGAGACGGCGAAAGTCTTGGCAAGGGCGGGGATCATTTCCGCCACGGAGGTTGGGGCTTCGTTCTGGCTCGACATGGCTACCATTGTGCAACACAAGCGAAAGCGCTTCGAGTTAAGCGCTAGACTTTGTGCTCATGCGACCTGATATTCAGCAAACGCTCAGCGATTTAGATGCCACCCTCACCACTATTGAGAAGGTGATGGATCCTGAAGAGATTGCTACTCGCGTGCGTGAGTTGGAGCAACAGGCGGCAGACCCCCAATTGTGGGATGATCCCGAGCACGCGCAGCAGGTAACCCAAGAGCTTTCCATGCAACAGGCCAAGCTGAAAAAGCTCACTGCTTTGCGCCAGCGCCTCGATGATGTGCCGGTGATGTATGAGTTGGCCGAGGAAGAAGGCGAAGATACCGCCTTGGCCGATGAAGAACTGCAAGATCTTGAGCAAGAAATCCAAACGCTTGAGGTCAAGACCATGCTGTCCGGCGAATACGATGCCCGCGAAGCCGTGGTGAATATTCGCTCAGGCGCCGGTGGTGTGGATGCCGCCGATTGGGCAGAGATGCTCATGCGCATGTACACCCGTTGGGCTGAGAAAAACGGCCTCAAGGTTGAGGTGTACGACATTTCCTATGCAGAAGAAGCCGGCATTAAGTCGGCCACCTTCGTGGTGCATGGCGAATACATGTACGGCCAGCTTTCGGTTGAGCAGGGCGCGCACCGCTTGGTGCGTATTAGCCCCTTTGATAATCAAGGCCGCCGCCAGACTTCCTTTGCCGAGGTAGAGGTGCTGCCGGTGGTGGAGCAGACCGACCATATTGAGGTTCCCGATAATGAGATCCGCGTGGATGTCTATCGTTCTTCCGGTCCTGGTGGGCAGTCGGTCAATACCACCGACTCTGCGGTTCGTCTGACCCATATTCCCACTGGCATCGTGGTGACCTGCCAGAACGAGAAGTCTCAGATTCAGAATAAGGCTGCGGCCATGCGGGTGCTGCAGGCGAAGCTGTTAGAGCGTAAGCGCCAAGAAGAACGCGCCGAGCTGGATGCTCTCGGCGCAGGTGGTAATGCTTCTTGGGGTAATCAGATGCGTTCTTATGTGCTGCATCCCTACCAGATGGTCAAGGACCTGCGCACAAATTATGAGGTCAATGATCCTCAAAAGGTCCTTGATGGGGACATCGACAAGTTCCTCGAGGCCGGCATCCGCTGGCGCATGGCGCAGGATTCCTAGCCCTTAGCTTGTCGACGCCCCACCGTCGCCATTAGGCAGGGTAGGTGGTGGGAGTTCCTGGGCCGATCGGGATGCCGAGGGCATACCAGATGACGAAGAAGAGGAACCAGCCCACCAGCATGGCAATGGAGTAGGGCAGTGCCAGTGACATAAGCGTGCCCACGCCTGCTCGCTTGTAGTAGCGCTGCAAGAATGTCAGCGCGAGGGCGAAGTAGGGGCTCATCGGGGTGATGATGTTGCTGGGGCTATCACCA from Corynebacterium gerontici includes these protein-coding regions:
- a CDS encoding acyl-CoA carboxylase subunit beta — encoded protein: MSNEPTMSDRLEQLAEARHKVELGGGQAKIDKQHEKGKLTARERIETLVDEGTFYETGMFAKHRTTHFGMDKADAPADGVVTGSGAVFGRPLHIASQDFTVMGGSAGETQSNKVAAMMEASATTGTPFIFINDSGGARVQEGIDSLSGYGKVFYQNVLLSGLVPQISIIAGPCAGGAAYSPALTDFIIQTRKANMFITGPGVIKSVTGEDVTSEQLGGADAHMTKAGNIHFVAEDDEQAVLIAQKLLSFLPQNNTEEPPVVNPDPIVEPDEELRDIVPVEGKRGYDVREIIARVVDRGDFLEVQAGYAQNLVVGFARVVGRTVGIIANQPNVMSGVLDINSSDKGSQFIRFCNAFNIPLVTFVDVPGFMPGVAQEHGGIIRHGAKMLYAYSAASVPKITIELRKSYGGAHLAMCSKDLGADRVYAWPTAEIAVMGAEGAVNVVFRKEIEAAEDKEAKREELIRLYKETFSTPYMAASRGLVDDIIDPAETRMHIANALEVLTNKRVTRPAKKHGLGPV
- a CDS encoding biotin/lipoyl-containing protein, whose translation is MKLNVTVNGIAYSVEVEVEEEQRQLGAIVFGGGSQTHSEPSNASVQGVSANAVVAPLAGSVFKVLVNEGDTIEAGQVLLILEAMKMETEITAPSGGTVGAIHVEVGDSVQGGQALVEID
- a CDS encoding S1 family peptidase codes for the protein MASRLMRRVAIACGTLALAGTLAAPNAMAQSSDQLSQQVLAPLAQLNPEVAGQVQAALDQAQLGSSATLEEQIAALAEQFPVETPFELEPLPNGPFYEWTNDPFSKVMALQTGPVLHRVTGSFFHGPDVPQVARDAHARGTTLYGPGTPILVNDESMCTVAVTGTDAQGRKLAITAGHCGEVGQPIKSLDAVQLGNNAPSGTIVRKGQDLDYAVIELGPNTEITSEYYPGFAVHAVGAEPRALDTACKQGVASNNSCGPVLLSDPEYAISHVCARPGDSGGPLIEGDRVVGIISGGIIPTELAACNTPLQGPLHSPTATVNMEAVLRDLNTGGTGVGFQPA
- the hisN gene encoding histidinol-phosphatase gives rise to the protein MSTYADDLALALELADAADSITMERFEATDLRIDSKPDMTPVSDADLAVEEKLRELLQAQRPADAVLGEEFGGDVSLEGRQWVIDPIDGTKNFVRGVPVWATLIALLVNGQPVVGIVSAPGLARRWWAAEGTGAWRSFAAGSPKRLEVSNVSALEDASVSLSSLEGWEERGLLGNIEQLSRETWRLRGFGDFFSYCLVAEGAVDIAAEPEVSLWDLAPLAILVEEAGGTFSSLGGKPGPHGGDAIASNGLLHQASLKIVNP
- a CDS encoding ABC transporter ATP-binding protein, which gives rise to METTIDLQGISKRFHTRRTSQEVQALRGLSLKVQRGEILALLGSNGAGKSTLIDIVLGLTRPTSGHVQVFGATPREAVLDTKVGAVLQSGGLLPDLSVQDTIKLIASTFADPTPVEDALRRANLLDIRTRKVQACSGGEQQRLRFALALLGSPELLILDEPTAGMDPTAREHFWQEMRREAERGATILFATHYLREAEHFAQRAVVLRCGELVADAPVTNLLREHSSLDQAFSTLMKEPS
- a CDS encoding ABC transporter permease, which translates into the protein MRFLVLSLRRSLSDKAFLFFSIALPVFFYIIFGATQSYGDKQLFDGNVNAFVMIGMAWYAGAVGAVGSAGATVVELNSGWNRQLALTPLRQSRLALARFIALLVHAALPVLAVYIAGAIGGATMTPGDWIASGALCVLTSVPFGIYGIGWAKLLRTPSSVSIAASSLVVLAFAGNAFSPLPESFLSFARFTPAYGAAALARYPLGEGMQAIAAEPYSVTDPLSYAVINALAWTLLFVLVVVLLHRRDKARA
- a CDS encoding sensor histidine kinase, which translates into the protein MFNAEAFARPFKGFAFIECAYGSIWLGFLVFPLWYLLASDAPAATKTAGASITLAFALIYSFGFGAIGYFPRGWTARHRFWVFFGLLSGLAVGAVPVFGASAVSFVTFLVAVVAFVHPGPRLLWLIPVICALGCGVLLLYGGAWEFLSLTVFSPVLVVVVSWVTQAERKRNDLQAALDLANQREKIASDVHDLLGHSLTVMKLKAEVAARYLDRDPDVARKEMQAVAEIAKRGLAEVRVSVAQQLGLDLPTEIDLARDALASAGVRCDVAVHAPEEKKLAQAFAWIVREAATNVIRHAQAERCTIEVTPRSLRISDDGQGVHGPEGHGIEGIRRRATEAGARLSIEARPKGGTLVEVQA
- a CDS encoding response regulator transcription factor — protein: MIRVLIADDQSLVRGALAALLDLEPDITVVAQCGNGNEVLPLIQEHQVDVALVDIEMPGLNGLEVAAAIREAKSPCRCLIVTTFGRAGYVKTALHNGAQGFLLKDAPPEQLAEAVRQIRAGMRVIDPEMRDQVLLSADSPLTPREVDVAREALSGADTRAIAAALHMRPGTVRNHVSSIIAKTQASNRFEAARLARDHGWL
- a CDS encoding inositol monophosphatase family protein, translating into MSSQNEAPTSVAEMIPALAKTFAVSHEGRSDAQIAQALVFNAGRLAWRMRDQGVQVEEKTSISDVVTEADRAAETFIHTALALLRPEDGVIGEEGTNQQGTSGRTWVVDPVDGTFNFTTGGDYWCSALALVSGDPSDPEVLHLGAVHRADLGYTWLGGKDLPTTRDGKELPKLDSAPLADISLGTYIHPTFLAKDEVREAWLKVATACATLRMFGAASVDLAGVAEGRIGVWMQHSVHDWDWLPGRALVEGAGGACEKVEAGGVTWCIAGNAQAVDEMQALLAR
- the prfB gene encoding peptide chain release factor 2, coding for MRPDIQQTLSDLDATLTTIEKVMDPEEIATRVRELEQQAADPQLWDDPEHAQQVTQELSMQQAKLKKLTALRQRLDDVPVMYELAEEEGEDTALADEELQDLEQEIQTLEVKTMLSGEYDAREAVVNIRSGAGGVDAADWAEMLMRMYTRWAEKNGLKVEVYDISYAEEAGIKSATFVVHGEYMYGQLSVEQGAHRLVRISPFDNQGRRQTSFAEVEVLPVVEQTDHIEVPDNEIRVDVYRSSGPGGQSVNTTDSAVRLTHIPTGIVVTCQNEKSQIQNKAAAMRVLQAKLLERKRQEERAELDALGAGGNASWGNQMRSYVLHPYQMVKDLRTNYEVNDPQKVLDGDIDKFLEAGIRWRMAQDS